Genomic window (Gammaproteobacteria bacterium):
GTCAGGGCTTCTTTTTGTACAGGAGGCACGGATGGCCACCTACAAAACGACAAACCAGCTCAATGCCGTGGACGCCGCGTATATCGCCGGCCTCATCGACGGCGAAGGCACCATTACTCTCACCCGCAAGCACCGCAATGAAAACCGTCAGCTGGTCATCAGCATCAGCAACACAGAAGAAGCACTGCTGAAGTTCGTGCTGGACAGTGTCGGCGTCGGCAAAATCACCAGCAAGCGTATCAGCCAAGCCCATCACACCCCGAGTTTCACTTACGCCATCTACAACCGACAGGCCCTGGGGCTTCTAAAACAAGTCCATCCTTTCTTGAAAACCTACAAGGCGAAGCGTGCGGAAATCATTCTCCGTGATTATCTTGCTCTCACGCCGCGCAACGGCAAATACACCGAGCAGCGACATCAGGCACGCGCGCAATTTGAATATGCGGTTCTGGGGATCAAAGCGACCCAGGCCGAATAGCACCGCAACAGGGTGCCAGCCAGCACGGTCCAAAGTCATCGAAAATAGTTGTGGTATTCCCGCCAAATACCTGTATAGTGCGCCGTGTTGCAGTACAGTTCCTGTAGTACAGTTCCGGTAGTACCTCCAGATGTCCTTGGTCGATCCTCCCGCAATGCCACTTCAAGAAGTGAACTGCACGACCATCGTAATCAACTGATAGATAGAGGTATGACCTGTGAGTACAGGAACAGTAAAGTGGTTTGACGACGCCAAAGGCTTCGGCTTCATTGCCCCGCAGGACGGCAGCAAGGATGTCTTCGTGCATCACTCCGCCATCGAGGGCACCGGCTTCAAGTCTCTGGCCGAAGGCCAGCAGG
Coding sequences:
- a CDS encoding LAGLIDADG family homing endonuclease: MATYKTTNQLNAVDAAYIAGLIDGEGTITLTRKHRNENRQLVISISNTEEALLKFVLDSVGVGKITSKRISQAHHTPSFTYAIYNRQALGLLKQVHPFLKTYKAKRAEIILRDYLALTPRNGKYTEQRHQARAQFEYAVLGIKATQAE
- a CDS encoding cold-shock protein, with protein sequence MSTGTVKWFDDAKGFGFIAPQDGSKDVFVHHSAIEGTGFKSLAEGQQVEFEVQQGQKGPSAVNVRAV